One Glycine max cultivar Williams 82 chromosome 8, Glycine_max_v4.0, whole genome shotgun sequence genomic window, TAGTCACAAACTATGAAAAACAAAACGAATGGCTTAATTCACTGGTCAGCATATAGTTGTTCATGAAAAAGTAGATAGGAACACTCCTAAACCAGACTTGATTGAATTTTACATGAAATATGTGacactaattttgaataaaacccTAAGATAAAGCATTCaaccatataaataaaattagggcAAAAAACCAATGACGCGTACCTCTATGCTGATTTAGCTCTAGTCTGTGACTCGATTCTGAAGATAGGTAGAGAGAAAACAAATACTAAGATAAAACGAAAATCAAAGTAGTAAACTTGAAATATTTAATCCCCACGTGAAAGAACGTACCTCAGAAAGATTTGCAGGAAGCGAAAGAGGGCAAGCAGAAGAGGAGTGACTTTGAGTTCTTCTGGAAGTTTCACGCCACTGAAATAATCCCCACGTGTGTAAGACGATCAATGAAATGTGAATTAAATTTAAGAGTACGTGGCAGAGAGAGTGTCCTCAGTTACAATAACATGAAGGAGTTTACTTCATTTTTCGTTTCAGTTGTATAAAcatatgaattttcttttttttctttctaaaatattgttattgatttcttttaacttgttattattctccattcttcattcaaatgaCTGTTTTAGAGTATATGTATGtaaaattgtttatattaaatttcaataaactaaattaaaatttaaagttttattaagtaaatctagaaaatatataacttttgacaaaaaaattatatcactatttaaatatatcttttttcctttgtttcttatttcctaaataaatttttttattaaatttattaacaaaaatttctCATAATTAACGAAtgaggttaaaaataataaaaaaatgacaaatataataaaaacaaattaaatttaaagacttgaaacataatttttgtgtctcatgaaaatattttttttattctaaacaaATTGTTTAAAgataatgaaaatatcatttttttaaatcctaTAAATATACCagataactataattatttaaattaaatcactctagcatatatttttaataaatcaaattaatatatacaaatattttaatttactttaaatttaaagataatacgataatataaatatagtaaaattttatagaatttttaaacaatattttccatttatcttttttttttcttttatctctctaGTTGCATGGAGCATGAGCCAACTTCCTAGTTTATTGTATATTTTCGTGATAATGTTGTGGCATTTGTtagacattttaaaatattaaatcttattaattatttttaaatcatatttatatgaaaaatatgattttttatttaatctttctAGAAAAATCTTAATGTATCCACTTCCAACTTTTACATTTAAAATcccattatatattttttttctaattaacctTCTCTAACAATTGTTCAACACTTTCTTCCTAAACCTCTATTTCAGTTTCTCTCCCTCTTCGGTCTTCCCATTGAATTCCAGGATTTTACATACAAAAAATTTGATAGTTTTGTTGTCTTGACAAGTTTTCGGAGGATTTGTTAAATTCTAAAGGACTTATGCACTACGTTGATAAGTCTTTGAAGACCACGTGATGTCACTCATCTCATATTATCTATTTTGTGACTAACTCATGAATTTATGATAGATTGATGATCGGTGATTTTGGCCTACTACAATaacaattttaacttttaaggaaTAATCCCGACCACTTTAaggtatattaatatattaattatttttttctccaatcttaatttaatttgtttgatgGTAATGAATCAGATCAACGATTTTGggactgttgttgttgttccattttcagttttttattttgtttatgacTAGTTGAGTTTGCAATCGGTTCTTGCTCGGTGATTTTAGAGGTTTTGGACATGATTTTAGAGTATGTTGTATTGTGTAAAACTTTGTTGCAATCTCGTGTGGTTAAATGGGTGTTAGGATGTGAAAATTTTATGTCTAAAATTTGGGTGTTTAtaggattttataaaaaaaggattCGCAAAATATCCATCAGAATGAGACTTTATTAAGTCATCTGAAATTGacaaataacaataacataATCTTTATGATTGGAAGTCTCGTATAAAAAGTTTATgtgaataaaatatgttatttattaattaaactaacacTAAAATGTGTGAGAAAGTATTAAATACTACATTAACAATAACTTTTAAgacttgtaattttttaataattattatctcTTTTTTGAGAGTGTGTGATTTGCAAATCATGCATCCTaagttttttaagtaaaataataattaaataataattttttcagtaTCTTAAAACATGAATcattaactttatatatatatatatatagattataCAAATAAGACTTTTACAAATGATGTAAAAGATTTTACTCTGCAAATACACTTGTGCATTCAAATATCCATAATAGTTAATAACAACAACTTATTCAATATACTATATTATCTAGGGTCACTAGATTAAACCCActtctaaaaaaatcttaaaacatccaaattttattaataCGTTATCTTGAACATACTTTCTTctataaatgttaaaatttatttgaaaatttgaaatcttagaAGGTCTCatactttaattaataaatatcttttataatttttcatgaaTAGTACAATCAagtgtgttaaaaaatattttcttgaaaCTCCTCTAAATTTAATGctacaaaaattactttttcttGCTTTCTCTTCAAACTTAGTGAGCATTTTTGCACtcttaaattatgtttgtcaaaatatttgaattgatttttagtttttttattaacagaAAAGTTTATTTAGTTGTTTGATAAAgaagttttttaaataatttttaacatttttttaaacactacttcaagtaatattttttaaaatattatttattttttcatatattctttttttatttatttttaatatatttatcaaatttattatttatcctttttaagcaaatcattattttattattttaaagttattttatattttttaactatttcaaaaactaattttatcacacacttaattttaataaattaattttttaacttccaactaatttattagttttcagCTAATTTTATACAACATAATCCTAATCTCCCATGCTTAAATTTACCCCTATattcttataagaaaaaaatcaccCGCATATTTTTTTCCCAGGTCATAGATCAATGTATAACTATGGTTGGtgtaaaaaagttttataactgatgaaaatatcaaatatttctcccgctacatatttttatttacctGAACTCAACAAAACAAAACCTTACGTATGAGTTTAAATGTACTAATCgactagagagagagaggaaaaaaaaagataaaaatagaaataaatagaCATTTTTATTCCCGGAGGACCATATGTCATGTAGGTTATTTCGTGAATGGTGataattttgttgtattttttcctgtgagaaataaagtttaaatttttatttttaggaataaattttttaaacgttcatatatttaaaaatgaaaataattatttattttaaaatatatattccaTTTTTCAAGGTGGGTAGGAATCCCCAACAACCTGCAGCAGGCTACGGTATAGACCACGTTGAAGTCAAACAAAACcgctttttctctctctaaagtGCATAGCGTCAGCGTAGTTGCAAATTCCAGGTTTTCTTCTTTTActcaattctctctctctctctgaggTTCTGGAAAGATCAATTCCATTCCGAAATGGACGGTGCGCCACAATCCGCCGGTGGTCCGGCGCCGTTCCTTCTCAAGACCTACGAGATGGTGGACGATGCCTCCACCAACGACATCGTTTCTTGGAGCTCCACCAACAACAGCTTCGTCGTGTGGAACCCTCCCGAGTTCGCTCGCCTCCTTCTCCCGACCTATTTCAAGCACAACAACTTTTCCAGCTTCATCCGCCAGCTCAATACCTACGTAAGTTTTTCGATTCCTTTGTTTCGCCTTCGGATTCATGGCGCGCTTCCTTCGTTTTAATTGGATTCTAATTCGTTCTTCTGATTTATGTCTTCCGTTTAATTGTTTGCATGTATTGATTGTGCCTTTGCAATAAAATGTTGATCGCCGGATTTGACTAATTTTTTGTAATCGTTGTTGTTGGATATTGGCACTGAGCTGAATTGTAATGTTGCATGTGTATgatgaatgatgatgatgtgagatggagaaaaatgtatagGGAGATAGAGAGAGCTTCAATTTGAATCTCATAGAGTCTATTTGAAGATATATGTTACTTAGGGTTAAAGAGATCGACAAGGTTTAAAGATAGGTTTCTTTTTGGATTGTGAATTGGGGTAATTGGACTCGGACGTCATCGAGGAAGGTGATCAGAAAAATCGAATGCTGTGCCTTGGGGTATTCCTTGCTCAAGCGCCAGAAAATTATGACACTCAGCCGAAGGTAATAAGAATCTGGTAGTATAGGACTTGACCTGCATCAGAGAAGGTTTCTTAGTCTTCTGCAACTCCCTGATATATAGCACATACTTATGAATTTCCAAATCACCAAATGTGTTCAAAGGTTCTTAATCCTGGATTCTGCTATTCTATTATTGACAAGGTATGCATGATGAATAATTATTAGAATTAGAATATTAAGATACGATTCTTAAGTGTTTTATGAGTCTTACAATGTTAGCAATCATAGTAGGCTGCAAGCGATGGTTGTTGTACACTAATACTTGACCTATCTTAAAATAGTGGTTGGTATCTATAACAAACGTCAATATAGATCATTAGAtctcataataatttttctttctctattttttggATTCTTCTTATAAGTTTAATACCAGTCAACGGCTAATAGTAAAAAGTATAAAGCGGTttctaaaaacatatatatgcttTTCCCTTGGTTCTCCAAAAGTGAATTTAATACCGCTTATGTTTCAGGTGTCACTAGCATGACAATTTGGCGGTTTTCTTATATTGTCGTTTCACAGAGTGGCACTTTTTAATGTTGTGTTTTTGAAACCGTTGGGAATTCCAGGAGCACTAGAGAATATTGTATGATAAATTACCAAACATGATGAAAAATTCATGCTAGAGCATTTTCGGTTGTTTTCATGAATAGGATTTGTTACTTTACCTTTAAACTTTCTTCCTCCAccataattgtttttctttatccAGAAAAAGATGGCTGACAGAGGTGCATATCAGTTCATGTATGTCTATTAGTAGGTCTTAACAAAAAATAGATGCCTAATAATACTTAAATACTCTTCTTGGGCTGTGCTATTGAACTGTTGAGTGTTTATGCACTTGATGTTTTGCACTCAGTTCTTTATTTTCAGTCCTAAGCACATATTCCCTGGCACTTTATTTGATCAATTGGTGAAAATGCTCAATTTTATAATAGCATTTTCCTTAAGTTCTTGGTTGCAATAAGGGCTATAATGTTCTTTTTGTGTTAATCTGATATTAAAAATGAACTGAATTTGGAAGTAAAGACATAATTACTAGCAAAGGGAAGGAAAAGAGCTCCAGTAGACACTTTGTATTCTCATAACCAGTTTGTATCTCATCTCAAACTGGTACCTTAACATTTTGACCGACCAACAACACTACTGATCTGGGGTTGTTACTCACTACTGCAAcaattctttcttctttggTTATAATTACAATAGACCAAAAAATGACTCCCCAAAAGGTAAGGCTGCCAATGTTAGATAACTAAAGCCAAACCTATTAGTTCCTTCGTGTAAGCAGGTTTGGATGGGTTTTTGTCACTATTCACTAACCCTAGGCCCCTCCAAAAGGcatattcaatcacaaattccTTTGAAAAATCCTGTCTCCTTAATACTGGAGTTGTTATTATCACATCTTTCAACTTCATGAAAGCCATGTTTCTTGGTCAAATCAGTTAAAGGTTTGGCCATCTTGCCATTATCCTATTACAAATTTTGGTAATTTCTTGTTAAACCCAAGAACCCTTGAATCCCCTTTAGAATTCTTGAAATAGGCCATTCTAACACTCTTGATCATTTTTGTGTCTGTAGCCAACTAGGAACCCTTTTCCTTAAGATAATATGCCCAAGATACTCAAcaaattttctcataaattgacatttatttttatttgcaactaaattattttcttttaaatcaccCAATACTTCCCTCATGTACCTTATTTGAGCTCCCCAACCCTTGCTATAAACCAATATTGTCACCAAAGCTCATGCTACCACAGAGGTACTGATTGCTTGTTCTTGAAAGCTGCTATTTTTGTGCTTGTAGTTGAATGCCTTAGTTTCTTTTATGGATATTTAGTCATAAAAGGATATTTGGGCTTTAATTTTCTGTCTTTGGAAATGTTGTTGGCTATGATTACTGTGTAAGCCCATTCAGGTTGCATTTTAACTTTAAGAGACCCATGCATATTCTATAGCTCTGTACTATTTATGGACAGAATTGAATTTCGACTTTGAGTGCAATCAAACTCTAGAAAGTGTGATGCTCTTGCTAGAGTTACTTCCTATTTCCTAGATCCCTATTTGTGTGAGGCTAATATTACTTTTGTGTTactggtttatttttttatccatgggTTGCCTTGGAACTTTAGTCCTCAAAATTTCTCCATTTACTATAAACTCTGACCATAATTTCAGTTCTTTAATATTACTTTCCCACAACTCAAACACTGCCTACTTTTGCTTTCCAGAGGGTTTCTTTCTTGTAAAGAGTATATACTTGTAAGGATTTAATggtaaattttagaaaattatagATCTTATTGCTTGAAAGATAAATTATTCTTTGTGGgcgtttattttttttctttaatacatATTTTCAAGCATTTAATAAAACCATTATttggttttatttgtttttgtctaTTGATATTGCTCTGTTATCAGGGATTTAGAAAAATACATCCAGAGCGATGGGAATTTGCTAATGATGAGTTTCTGAAAGATCAGAAGCATCTTCTCAAGAATATACATCGCAGGAAACCTATCCACAGTCATAGTCATCCTCCAGGTTCTCTTGTAGATCCAGAAAGGGCAGCATTTGAGGAAGAAATAGACAAACTTTCCCGTGagaaaaattctcttgaatcCAATATTCGTAACTTCAAACAACATCAGTCAACAGCAAAGCCTAAGCTAGAAGATTTTCTGCAGCGATTAGATGGTGTTGACAAGAGGCAGAAACAATTGCTGAACTTCTTTGAGAAGGCTCTTCAGAATCCTACTTTCGTTGAACATCTTTCACGCAAAATTGAGTCCATGGATTTATCTGCATATAAGAAAAGGAGATTGCCTCAGGTTGATCACGTGCAACCAGTTGCCGAAAGTAGCTTGGTGGACAATCATAGCAATTTTAGAATGGAATTTGGAAATGTTTTCCGGCAAGATTTTTCGAATAAACTCAGACTGGAGTTGTCACCTGCTGTTTCAGATATGAACTTGGTATCACGTAGCACACAGAGTTCAAATGAAGATGGGGAAAGCTCACAGAAAAAGCTGTCTGAAGTAGAACCAAGAGGAGTGCAGACAAGAACAGCTCTTACATTTGCACCTGAAACATTAGAGCTTGCAGATACTGGGGCTTCTTTTACTTTTAAGATGGATTCATGTTTATCACGAAGAGCAACAACTGCTGAGAGCTCAAAACTGATCTCTTTGGAGCCAAGTAGTGAAGAAGGCGATAGTTTATCCTGCCAACTAAACTTAACTCTGGCATCTTGTCCATTGCAAGTGAACAGAAATTCATACTCAGCCAGATCACCCCAAATTGACTGTCAAGAAATTGGAAAATTGGCAGAATCAAGATTTTTTGCCAATGGTAAAGAATCTGATAGTGGTGTTTCCTCAAACCTAAATGTAGCTGCTGAGGCTACCAATTTAGCTTCATCACAGGAGGCTCCAAGTAACAACCAAGTTAACCCAGCTCCTCCAGACAGGGTGAATGATGTTTTCTGGGAACAGTTTCTTACTGAAAGGCCAGGCTGTTCTGACAATGAAGAGGCAATATCCAACTACCGAGCAAACCCATATGATGAACAAGACGAAGGACGGTCAACTCATGGAATCTCTAGAAACATTAAGAACATGGATCAACTCACACTTTGAGTTGGGCATGCTGTCTTGGAGAACagttaaactatttttatatgaatttttcaTGACTAATACACAATATGATCTGAAACTTCACAGTTGACAGTTGACTACCTGATTTATCTTGTGAAAAATCCGAAATGTTTACCAGCTTTGGGGACTGATGGATACAATGTTAATTAACTgttgtaaatattcaatttctGATTGTCTTTCAAACGTATTCCTGTAAACATAAAAGTCTTgattatggatttttttttcttcatgtttGCGTAGAGAGATGTGCAGTAAGTATTTGCTGAATAGACCAGCTTTACTTTCCATTACACAATGGAATTCCAATTAACACAGCATGGAAACTTTTGTTCAGAACGCACATTGACGTCTATATTTTCTCTTGCTACATACTGTATACAACGCACGAACTACAACGGTTTATTTTCGCTTGCAGGAATTGTATGTTGTCTTCAAATCATGTTAGTTTCATAACTTTTGCGGGTTGAATATTTTAAGAAGCCAAGTCTCCCCTGGCTAAAATTTCACCGATAGTCAGTGATTCACTCGtgattttaaaactaattccATTTTACCTacttatttgaattttagaaATTACCAAATACACTCTAAACTAGAAATGCGTCTATTTTATGAGTAACCCaacttttagtttttgaaactGTATTTGTTAGTCAGTTTAGTCTCTaatgttacaatttttttcattttagttatagattttataaaatgataatgaaaaatgaaacgAAAAAGATCTGAAATGAATGATATTACAAGTTTGGAAACTAAAGTAAAGAATTTGTAAAATCAAAGACTAACGTGATTGATACATATAAGAGGGCATACTTATTTCTTGTTTgtcaaaataatttgtatgacgAGATTagcagaaaaaaataattgcaaAATTAGCAGTAGCAACTTCACAAGAAGAGTTTGAAGCAAGATTAAAACTAGTTATGGAAAGCAACATGTAGACCAAGAAGAAAATACGTCTAGTAATGGAAAAAGTACCTACAAGACAACAAATATGACTACTACAAAATAGAATTCGAATAATAACAGATAAGAATCTcgacaaaataaataaagtaaaatatgatAGCACAGATGTGTTAAATAGGTGTATACagtattttctctctcttctctttctttatctttctaGGTGTTAAATAGTACATATGTGTTCATTGATCATTTTTCATATTAAGTTCACTGCATGATAcctttaatattattaactagTTGTCTAGTTGTAACTTTgtgcaatattttttataaatggattaagaaataaattccttaatatttatttaatttgaaatacaCCTATCATAGtcttaacatatttaaatttaaagaaaaatataattttatgtattcacttttaaaaacatttttcaattttttttgttctaccTTTTTGCACGAACACGGGAGAGAGTTGTACACTGTCCAATTTATGACTATCCACCCATTAAGCCTCTCACATTCACTTCCACAACTTAACAACAAACTGAAAACAGCACAGAACAATGTCCCAACCCAGATTCATTGTCATGACTTTCCCATGTTTGGCACTTGTTCTTCTGCTTCACACCCTTCTCCCAATCTGCAATGGCCTATCAGTTGTGGACCTCATCAATTTGAGTGAAACTGAAGTGATGACCAAAAGGGTTTGCACCAAAGCATTGGAGAGTGTTTGGCAGAGCCAGAAATGGACTCAGAGAGCAATAGGAGAGTTCTGGAAGGTGTGCAGCACATAAAGTACATTAGCTATGGGACACTGAAGAGGGACATGGTTCCATGTGATAGAGCAGGAGCTTCTTACTACAATTTTCATGCAAGACCAGCTAATCCTTATAATAGGGGCTGTGAGGTCATTACTGGATGTGCAAGAGGTGTTCAAGGCATCAAAACTTGACAGTTACTGTCCACTGAATGGATGAAGGAAGCTAGGAAAGCGTCTCAAGTGGCTGTATGTTATTCTTCTTAATTTCCTTTTTCCATCTAATCctgttttgtttcatttatgAGCTTTCCTCTGTAGTTATGGTCATTGTTGTTACACTTTTAAAAtgctttttatttactttctttGTAACATATGGTATGACTAGCTTGATAATGAaaatgtttaactttttttgtttttgagaaCATACAACTGCAACTCGACATATTCTTTGGGATTTTGATGCCTATTTGTTACGAAGTCTATTTAATATAGAGTTTAGTTTAGTTATCAATTGCAGGGACTTCTTCAGTCCCACATTGGAAagataaaattcttgtgtgggGTTTATAAAGTCTTGACTCTACTAATAATAAATGGTTTTTGTGGTGTGGTTGCCTCAAGCTTCTTTGGAAGTTGCAAATTTTAACTACTTCGAAAATCTTAGTAATTTTCTGAGGAATATTTTCCCAAAAGctgtttattttctaattcctATTATATTTTCTGcaacaattttatcatattcCAAGAAGTTGAAGGAAGTGGATCTCATAGCAAATAATATTACTGAAACTTTAGTCTTTATTTGAGCCGAATAATATTGTGTGATCTACCTAGCCAATCTCACCTAATAGGGTAAAGCTTTTGTATTCAACTACTTGAGGCTTTGAAacaaattgattatattttgttggctttctcttttgattttaGTCGGATTTCACAGCAAATGGTTCATACAGAACACCCAACCTGAGCATTCGTATCTTATTTATTATGTAATgcgttaaaattttatttaaaatgaggCTCCTCACATTGAGTCCAATCCCCTTCTGCACCTTCATGGCTAGGTTGAGTTTTTTGGGGAAAAAAGCTGATTTTTCACATCTGGTATGGAGAAAATAggaaataagattaaaaaaagatacATAATGCAAACCAAATGTTTAAAATCAATCTCATCTTGGTTTTACTTTTAAACGCATGGTTTTCAAAAGTGAGAGCTATTTTCAGCATGTTCTAGGAATTATTCACTTTTTATGAACTCTCTCTTCCTTACGTTATGTTTGGTTATTCTCTTGATAAGTTTATGGAATCTTAATCAAACTCACTAGGATCGGCATTGTGTAGGGGATTTGAATAGTTTGCATGaggtttaaaatttttttttttgcagaaagCAAGATATTTTTATAGTTGGAGGTCATGAGACGTTGAGACTAATCTCCATGAAAGTAGAGAATCAGTTAATAGTTAACGAGCAACTTTTTTGCCCTACAAGTGCTActctatttgtaaaaaaaatatgaaatcttcatgGTCATGGGACTAACATCACAATAACAATGACAGAGTTGTATTTGTAAGAAGATATTTCGTGTGGTATTATGGTATTACAGTGGGGACTTGGTTAGGAATAATATCATAATATGAAAGTGAAATGTGCTGAACAAATGAACAATGAAGCATGTGTGACGACGACCACCCAGGTTGGCATATGCTAAAATATTTCACTGTGTGCTGCATTGCACTAATGGAAAATAGGTACTGCTACCCCTTCAACATTGCacaggaaaaataattaaattaattggcAAAAGATCGGATATAATAATTAACAAGAGATGGCTAGCACTAATTAGACCACATGGTTTCAGTTATGTTTCTCTTGGCAAAGCCTTCACATTGCAAAGTTAGTAAATAGCCATGTCATGTGCCAATGTCAAACTTAAAAAACTGAGGGCTGTAGATTTGTGAAGCTTGACAAAATGGCCTTTGAAAGCAATATTGATATGTTTGTTGAACAATAGATATGTCCAAGCATGCTATGCTATAGCCTATAGGTAATGGTAGGCCACTTCCAACAACAACTATCCAAGTGAGCATTTATGCTTTGGTGCCCCTAGGGGATCCACACTCCATACTCTACTCAAGAGCACTTGTGGGCCTCATATTTTATAGTGTTAGTATAGAAAGAGTACCCAATTTACCCACCCTCCCCATCTCAGTctttttcaacaacaaaaagagAGGGGaaaggaaataaattatttttcaactctttactctttttttgtcatttttgtttaattagatgaagatttttattttatcatttttattggaAAATTTGATCACATCTGCATTAACTAGTTAGTTCCCTTTGCCTATCTgaatttagatttttattttacaatataaGCCAGTGTTCCTCTGACAGATAATGAGGTCAGCAACTATTTTCTACACTGTAGCTTTTTCTTGTTATTATCCACAGCAGCAAGTGTTTCACTGTTTCGGCAGGCAAAGCAAAGGGGGGTCTATCAGGCTTTTGGAATGAAAGCTTTTTGGGCCTAAGATGAC contains:
- the HSF-15 gene encoding heat stress transcription factor 15, coding for MDGAPQSAGGPAPFLLKTYEMVDDASTNDIVSWSSTNNSFVVWNPPEFARLLLPTYFKHNNFSSFIRQLNTYGFRKIHPERWEFANDEFLKDQKHLLKNIHRRKPIHSHSHPPGSLVDPERAAFEEEIDKLSREKNSLESNIRNFKQHQSTAKPKLEDFLQRLDGVDKRQKQLLNFFEKALQNPTFVEHLSRKIESMDLSAYKKRRLPQVDHVQPVAESSLVDNHSNFRMEFGNVFRQDFSNKLRLELSPAVSDMNLVSRSTQSSNEDGESSQKKLSEVEPRGVQTRTALTFAPETLELADTGASFTFKMDSCLSRRATTAESSKLISLEPSSEEGDSLSCQLNLTLASCPLQVNRNSYSARSPQIDCQEIGKLAESRFFANGKESDSGVSSNLNVAAEATNLASSQEAPSNNQVNPAPPDRVNDVFWEQFLTERPGCSDNEEAISNYRANPYDEQDEGRSTHGISRNIKNMDQLTL
- the HSF-15 gene encoding heat stress transcription factor 15 isoform X1 — protein: MLCLGVFLAQAPENYDTQPKGFRKIHPERWEFANDEFLKDQKHLLKNIHRRKPIHSHSHPPGSLVDPERAAFEEEIDKLSREKNSLESNIRNFKQHQSTAKPKLEDFLQRLDGVDKRQKQLLNFFEKALQNPTFVEHLSRKIESMDLSAYKKRRLPQVDHVQPVAESSLVDNHSNFRMEFGNVFRQDFSNKLRLELSPAVSDMNLVSRSTQSSNEDGESSQKKLSEVEPRGVQTRTALTFAPETLELADTGASFTFKMDSCLSRRATTAESSKLISLEPSSEEGDSLSCQLNLTLASCPLQVNRNSYSARSPQIDCQEIGKLAESRFFANGKESDSGVSSNLNVAAEATNLASSQEAPSNNQVNPAPPDRVNDVFWEQFLTERPGCSDNEEAISNYRANPYDEQDEGRSTHGISRNIKNMDQLTL
- the HSF-15 gene encoding heat stress transcription factor 15 isoform X2 codes for the protein MCSKVLNPGFCYSIIDKGFRKIHPERWEFANDEFLKDQKHLLKNIHRRKPIHSHSHPPGSLVDPERAAFEEEIDKLSREKNSLESNIRNFKQHQSTAKPKLEDFLQRLDGVDKRQKQLLNFFEKALQNPTFVEHLSRKIESMDLSAYKKRRLPQVDHVQPVAESSLVDNHSNFRMEFGNVFRQDFSNKLRLELSPAVSDMNLVSRSTQSSNEDGESSQKKLSEVEPRGVQTRTALTFAPETLELADTGASFTFKMDSCLSRRATTAESSKLISLEPSSEEGDSLSCQLNLTLASCPLQVNRNSYSARSPQIDCQEIGKLAESRFFANGKESDSGVSSNLNVAAEATNLASSQEAPSNNQVNPAPPDRVNDVFWEQFLTERPGCSDNEEAISNYRANPYDEQDEGRSTHGISRNIKNMDQLTL